A region of Moorena producens PAL-8-15-08-1 DNA encodes the following proteins:
- a CDS encoding endonuclease domain-containing protein: MKTKIIPYNPLLKERAKQLRQNMTPGEMTLWKHLKGKQMCGYDFDRQRAIDQFIVDFYCKKLMLAIEIDGSSHDSEEAQERDAERQARLESLGVRFLRFQEEDVCQEVEGVLRVIEDWIKSQSVP; the protein is encoded by the coding sequence ATGAAAACCAAAATCATTCCCTACAACCCACTATTAAAAGAAAGAGCCAAACAACTTCGCCAAAACATGACCCCAGGTGAAATGACCCTTTGGAAACACCTGAAAGGAAAGCAAATGTGTGGCTATGACTTCGATCGCCAACGTGCCATTGATCAATTTATTGTTGACTTTTATTGCAAAAAACTGATGCTGGCAATTGAGATTGATGGGTCTTCCCATGATAGCGAGGAAGCACAGGAACGGGATGCAGAAAGACAGGCGCGTTTGGAGTCTTTGGGAGTGAGATTTTTGCGATTTCAGGAAGAGGATGTTTGTCAAGAGGTGGAGGGGGTTTTGAGGGTGATTGAGGATTGGATTAAGAGTCAGTCTGTTCCCTAA